The DNA sequence ACCGCCTGTGGCAGCACCAGCGTGAAGCCGACCTGCACCAGAACATCCTGGTACGCCACCTGGCCCTCGGACTGCGCCGTCACGCGAACGCGATACGTCCCGGTGTCGCCCGCGCCCGTCGCCCAGAAGAACGTCCCCGTGCCGTCGCGGTTATCCGCAAAGGGCACGCCGCCTGGCCCGTCCCATGTCGCCGAGAGCAGCGCGGGAGCCGCCGCGCCCGCCGGCCCCGCCGACTCCACCGTGAAGCGGGCCGTCTCGCCCGAAGCAACGACCGGTGGCGTTACCGGGTTGATCCGCAACAGCGAATTGGTGGGCGGAAGCTCCGAAAGGTCGGAAAGGCCGCCCGCGCTCACCACGCCCGGGAAAAGCGTCGCCGGATCCACCGGAACACCCCGCCCATCCGAAAGCCCGATGACCGCGCTCGTCGCGACAGCGTCAAGATACGTGATCCGGATCTGGCCGCCATACCAGATTTCCACCTGCACCGTGCTGGTGGAGCCCACCGTGGACGGAGACAGCGCGTTGAACTGCGGCACGTTCTCATGGGTGACGACCAGCCGGTCGTCCAGCGCCCGGAACCACATCGCGCCGCCGGCGCTCGCCGCCAGGCGATCCCCCAGAATCCCCGATCCCGCAAACAGGTACGAAATGCGCGGTATCGCGAAATGCGACTCCAGGCTCGGATAGTTCAACACGTCGTCCACGGGTATGGGCTGGAACGCGATGTACCCGTTCGACGCCACAAACAGTTGAGAGAACGCCTCGCCAAAGAACGACACCCGGCGGTTCCCCAGCGAGATCACGATTCCGGAATCCTGCGGCGTCGATATGTCGATCGCGCGGCCGTTCGCGTCTTCGCGCGCCACCGGGAGCGCGAAGGCGTCGGGGATGAACGTCGCTTCATAGTTGTTGAAGCTGCCCACGCCATCCGAGGGGCGCCCGACCGGCGTGAATACCAGCTGGCTGAACGCGAGATCGACGGCATTGCGGCCCGTCCGGTTATTCGCGCCAAACACCTCCGTCAGCGCCTCGCTCGCCGTTTCGCCCGCCGTGGCAAGCGCCGAGGCCACCTGCGGCAGGCCCGTCGTCAGGTCCGCGATCACGCTGTAGAAGTACGTCTCCCCGGCAACCACGTCCCGGTCCAGATACTGCTCAAGCGTGCCCCGCGCCAACACTTCGCCCTCGTCCAGGCTCTGCGGGAAGCGCGTCGGGCTCCGAAGAAGCACCACTTCCGTGTACAGCGAGGATTCGGGATTGGTCCAGCTCAACGCCACCACCGGATTGGCGGAGAAGTCCTCCGTCGCCGTGGCCCGAAAATCGCGCAGGCCGGTCTCAAAAATGAAGGCCGGAACAATCTCCACCGCGCGCCCCGCGTTCACGATGTTCAGGCGCGTGTCGAAGTCCAGCCCCAGCGTCACCGCTGAAGCGCCGAGCGCCAGGAACAGATCGTTGTAGTCCGCGCCCGGCGTCAGGAGAAACTGCGTGCCGAAGAAAAGATCGGCCGCCACCTCGTAACCGAGGCCCTCAATCGTGTAACCGTTGAACGTGTCGCCATCCGTCAGCAAATACGCCAGCTTGTTGCCGATGCCGCTGTTGATGTGCACGCCCCCGTTGTCTATAAACGAATTCGTGTTGAACAGCAGCGGGCTCCCCAGGCGGTCCGGGTGGCCGAATTCCGTCGGGTCCTTCATGCTGCGGATGCCCGGCGCCGACGCCCCAAGCCCGATGCGCGCGAGAATCGCCGGCGAAAGCTCTTCGCCAATATACCAGCGCGTGGACTCGTTGTCGTTCTCGCTACCGTTCGTCTGGTCCACCCACTCGCCCCACATGTCGGAAAATGACTCGTTGATCGCCCCCGAGAAACCGAAGTAAATCAGGTCGGAGGTTGACTGCGTAACGCCGTGCGTCAGCTCGTGCGCCACGATGTCATCGGTCACCCAGCCGGAGCCGTAGGACATCTCGTTGATCTCGCCGACGCCCTCGCCCGTCTGCCCCGGTTCGAAGGAACAGCCCCAGCACGCATTGTCGAACGGCAGGTTTACCGTCGCGATCAGCGGGCTGCCCGCGCCATCGAAGCTGTCCCAGTCGTGCTGGTTGAGAAAGAAATTATAGGTATCGCCCAGAAATTCGTACGCCGCGTCGACATCCGCGACGCCAGTCGCGCCGCCGCCCTCCACGCGCGCCGGTGTGGCCGGTTTCGTGAACAGGCCATCCGCGTTGAATATCTGCCGGTCAAGCGCGTGTTCCAGCCGCGAATAGTAAAACGCCACCTCGCCGCTGTGCGCGTCAACAAGCACCTCGTAGTCCGCCGCCTCCGCGCCGCGCGCCACCAACCGCAACCGCCACACAAGCTGCGTCTGGCCTTGAAGGCCAACCACCCCCGGCCGGTACACCATCAACTCCGCGCTGCCGATCTGCTGGAAGTCGCGGGCGGAATGAGCCCCGGAAGACAGGGCGAAAAAGCGTGCCGCGCCCTCCGCGGCCTGCCGGCCCGTCAGCGCCGGCGTCAGCGATATGTTGCCGGCGTCCAGCACGCGCGTGTCGCGCATTACGTCGCTCATTACCGAGCGAATCCCGAGATCGGAACCCACCTGGACCACTACCGTCGCACCATAAACCGGCACCGAACCGTACTGCTGTTGCAGGCGCACAAAGCTCGATCCCCGGTGCTCCAGCACCGTGCCAACCGAAAGCGCCGTCGAAGAACTCAACAGGCCAAACGCCGCGCCGTGATCCTCGATAAACACCTCCGCAACCGCGCCCGGGCCGCCCGACTTCGCGCCGTCGTCACGCGCCACAAAGCGCCCTCCGGGAGGCGCGCCCAGGAAGCGGATAAACCCTTCCTCCGTCTGGTGGATAACCGGAGGCTCCGTCGCGCCCGGCGCTTCCAGCACCTGCAGCACGGCGCCCAACGCGCCCTCCTCCACCTCAAACGACTGGGCGTATGCGGGCCCCGCCGACACAAGCACAATCAACCCGAAGGCAATGCAACCGGCAACAACGGCGTGAAGCGCGCGCCAGCCCGGCACCAGGCCCGATCCCGTTATTGCTCCAGCCCGACATCCTCGCATAGCTACAATCTCCTTTGAAAAGCTTCCAATTCGCAGGGGCGGCCCTGTTTGCCTGGTGCACCCGGCTGCTGGTTGCATCCGGGAGCCGATCGCCACCTCGTGACATGCACCGGCTCGCCTGACCTGGCCAGAAGCTATGGCTCCCCACTGTATCTTAGTTGCGGCGCTTACATTCCCAATCGCGCTGACAAGAATTACCGGCCATTGCGGATTCCCGCCATCGTACTATTTTTTATCTTAACCCTTCTACACCAATACGATACGATAAGTCAAGGAAAACCTGCGACACGCGAAGCGCATACTGCGAATAATGCACTTTCTGTCCCGCCCGCTCCACAAGGCGTCCCAACCGCCACTATACGGCCTGGACCAGGCCCCTTGTCAATGCCGCGAACCAGGCGGCCCAATCAACAACCGCACCGGGGCGCGGCGCCGGCCCCGGCCCTCACCGCCGCGCGCCAAAATGCCGCTCCGTCTCCCGAAGCAAGTCGAGCATGAGACGAGAATTCGCCTCATGCGACACCTGCTGGTAGGCCCGAACAAGATTGCCAAGCACCCGGCTCACAATCTGTTCCACCGAGGCCGCCTCGTCCAGAACGGCTTCCGCCGCCTCCCGGGAAGGGCCCTGCATTTTCAGAAACGACTCCCGATCCAGCATCCGGCCCCCATTAAAGCAATCCACCAGCACGATCTTCCTGCGAAGCACAATGCGCGCGAAGAAATGATGCGGCCAGTTGCAGCCGCCGATATTCAGCCCCAGCCGCCGCCCCACAAGCATATACACGCACGCCAGGCTGATGGGAAGGCCGCGCCGCGATTCAATCACGTACACCAGGTTGCTGTTCTGCGGATGGTAATAATTGGACCGGTCCCCCTCCAGGCCCTTCTCCTTGAAAAGGAACCGCGCCAGCGTCTCCTCGTCCACCGTGCCCCCCCGGCGCCGGAACTCGGCCTCCAATCCGTCCAGGAGCCCCCCCAGCGACTGCGCGTGGCCCGGCCCGTTCTGAAAATCCGCGATCAGGGTGAACGCCGCCTCCAGGCGTTCCAGGGGCGCCATCGCTATTGATCCCAGCCAGGCCTCCCACGACGTGCGCAACAAGCGCCGCGCCTCTTCCCCCACCAGCTGCTGGATCCGCGCCAGCGCGGCGTCGTCCAACGCCGGGGTTACCCCGGCAAGGCGCGCGTGCAATCCGGCCCCAAACCCCAGGAATTCACGGCCCAGCGCCTCCTGGACGACCGGCGAGTCATCATCCAGCAGCCGGATTAAGAAGCCTATTTTGTCATCCTCGGACATGTTCCGCGTTCCCGGCAGGTTAGTCCCAGATCAAGCGGGAGTCACTCATATTGTACACGCGTTGCGACCTCGAATCCCAAGGCGTCAGGAAATATATCCAAGCCGGGAAAGCGTGCGCTCTACCCCGCCGAGGTATCCCGCGCCAAAAAGCCGCGTGTGCACCAGCAGGGGGTACAGGTTGTAGATGTCGCGCCGCACCTCGAAGAAACCGGCCTGGATTCCTCGCAACCCGTCGTACGCCTCGAAAAAAGCGCTTCCAAACGTGTTGAACAGCGTGATGAACGCAAGTTCGATCTCGGGGTGCCCGTAATACACCGCGGGATCCAGGAACCCCGTGATCCGCCCGTCCGACGCAAGCACATTCGTCGTCCAAACATCCCCGTGCAGCAGCGCGGGATACTCGGGTTCCTCCAGGTACCGATCCAGATCGGCCGCGAACCGCTGAATACAACCCAACGTCCGCGCCGGCATGATTCCAGCCGAATGCGCCTCCCGCGCCATATACAGAAGCCGGTGCTCCCGGAAAAAAGCGATCCACGAACCCGTTTCCGGATTCGGCTGGCGTAAACCGCCGATCAGCGTCGCCCGTTCCAATCCATGGCGCGCCCCCCTAATCCCGTGCAACCCGGAAAGCAGCTCCGCCGCATGAACCTCGCTGCGCGCATTGAACTGGCTGTCGCCCGGCACAAACTCCATCACAAGCAGCCCGGGAGAACCATGGAGAACCGCCGGCACGGGCAGTTCACTGTGCTCCCGCAGGTACCGGAGCATGTACGCCTCAACATCGAGCCGGGGCGACGTCCCCCCGTCCACCTTGGCGACCGCCGCGCCGCCGCCCTCAAGCGAAACCGCATACACCTCGCCAATGCACCCGCCGCCCAGGGGCCGGGCGGAAGCCACCGGCCGCCCCAGCGCGCCGCCAATGGCCGATCGGACCCGATCATCCATGCCCCGGCCTCATCCCGCGGCCCGCTCGCGCTCGATCGTCTCAAGCAGGCGGGCCGCGCTTGTCGCAACGATGCTGAACACCGTCGCGAACCCGTCGCCTTGCCCGTAATACGGATCCGGAACCTCCTGAACACCCAGTTCCGGCGCAAACGCCGTCAGCCGGTGCAACCGGTCCCGGAGATGCTCGGGACAGCGCTTCCGGAGCTCGCGCAGGTTCGCGTGATCCATCGCGACGATGTAGTCGAAACGCTCAAAATCCTCCGCCGTCACCGCGCGGGAACGCTGCCCGCTCATGTCGATTCCGTGACGCCGGGCCTCCTCCTGGCTCCTCGGATCCGGCGGCTCCCCCGCGTGCCAGCCGCTCGTGCCCGCCGAATCAATCTCATAGTTCGCCGCAAGCCCGCGATCCGCCACGAGCTTCCGGAACACCCCCTCCGCCGTGGGCGATCGGCAGATATTCCCCAGACACACAAAAAGAACGCGTCTCATAGCCAAAGAAAAACTCCTGTTCGGGCGCGCCCCCGGCGCCGCGCCGGAAGCCACAGCCGGCTATTGTACCGGCCCCCCGGGCCGCGCGTCGAACCCGCCGCGCCGCCTTGCGGATCGGCGCCCGCCGGTGCTACCGTAGGGGCCGTCCGCCGAGGGACGATCCAATGAAATCCCCAAAACGCCCCGAAACCACCGCGGGCGCCTTCCAATTGCTGGGACAGCTCGGCCTGACCATGGTGGCCTGCTGTCTGGGCGGCCTCTGGGCGGGCCACAAACTCGACCGCTGGCTCGCCGCGGGCGGCCTGCTTACCGCCCTGGGGGTGATCGGGGGCGTCGCGGCGGGCGCGCTCGCCACCGGCCTCCTTCTCTACCGGA is a window from the Candidatus Hydrogenedentota bacterium genome containing:
- a CDS encoding AtpZ/AtpI family protein, translated to MKSPKRPETTAGAFQLLGQLGLTMVACCLGGLWAGHKLDRWLAAGGLLTALGVIGGVAAGALATGLLLYRNIPPWKP
- a CDS encoding M4 family metallopeptidase, with amino-acid sequence MRGCRAGAITGSGLVPGWRALHAVVAGCIAFGLIVLVSAGPAYAQSFEVEEGALGAVLQVLEAPGATEPPVIHQTEEGFIRFLGAPPGGRFVARDDGAKSGGPGAVAEVFIEDHGAAFGLLSSSTALSVGTVLEHRGSSFVRLQQQYGSVPVYGATVVVQVGSDLGIRSVMSDVMRDTRVLDAGNISLTPALTGRQAAEGAARFFALSSGAHSARDFQQIGSAELMVYRPGVVGLQGQTQLVWRLRLVARGAEAADYEVLVDAHSGEVAFYYSRLEHALDRQIFNADGLFTKPATPARVEGGGATGVADVDAAYEFLGDTYNFFLNQHDWDSFDGAGSPLIATVNLPFDNACWGCSFEPGQTGEGVGEINEMSYGSGWVTDDIVAHELTHGVTQSTSDLIYFGFSGAINESFSDMWGEWVDQTNGSENDNESTRWYIGEELSPAILARIGLGASAPGIRSMKDPTEFGHPDRLGSPLLFNTNSFIDNGGVHINSGIGNKLAYLLTDGDTFNGYTIEGLGYEVAADLFFGTQFLLTPGADYNDLFLALGASAVTLGLDFDTRLNIVNAGRAVEIVPAFIFETGLRDFRATATEDFSANPVVALSWTNPESSLYTEVVLLRSPTRFPQSLDEGEVLARGTLEQYLDRDVVAGETYFYSVIADLTTGLPQVASALATAGETASEALTEVFGANNRTGRNAVDLAFSQLVFTPVGRPSDGVGSFNNYEATFIPDAFALPVAREDANGRAIDISTPQDSGIVISLGNRRVSFFGEAFSQLFVASNGYIAFQPIPVDDVLNYPSLESHFAIPRISYLFAGSGILGDRLAASAGGAMWFRALDDRLVVTHENVPQFNALSPSTVGSTSTVQVEIWYGGQIRITYLDAVATSAVIGLSDGRGVPVDPATLFPGVVSAGGLSDLSELPPTNSLLRINPVTPPVVASGETARFTVESAGPAGAAAPALLSATWDGPGGVPFADNRDGTGTFFWATGAGDTGTYRVRVTAQSEGQVAYQDVLVQVGFTLVLPQAVDLALSAGELGEDPRQDRAVRDESSLRAQYTYLHPDDTGSGLSFFDEGNSILYWYRNNQIVTSLTNRFQVSPQATRSGDIWYFGVVPVSVGGISGPIAFSPRVTVNGIPEIVAVTPALGGVLGGDLVRITGSRLSAPISVTFGGVKATSIRSISAGELEVRTPMHAPGLVNVVVTTVNGAGILQNAYTYLGEGAGIQVTDVNNDGKINALDVQIVVNAVLQLQAKTADINPDANRDGQVNSSDIQLVVNRALHR
- a CDS encoding fructosamine kinase family protein, translating into MDDRVRSAIGGALGRPVASARPLGGGCIGEVYAVSLEGGGAAVAKVDGGTSPRLDVEAYMLRYLREHSELPVPAVLHGSPGLLVMEFVPGDSQFNARSEVHAAELLSGLHGIRGARHGLERATLIGGLRQPNPETGSWIAFFREHRLLYMAREAHSAGIMPARTLGCIQRFAADLDRYLEEPEYPALLHGDVWTTNVLASDGRITGFLDPAVYYGHPEIELAFITLFNTFGSAFFEAYDGLRGIQAGFFEVRRDIYNLYPLLVHTRLFGAGYLGGVERTLSRLGYIS
- a CDS encoding low molecular weight phosphotyrosine protein phosphatase yields the protein MRRVLFVCLGNICRSPTAEGVFRKLVADRGLAANYEIDSAGTSGWHAGEPPDPRSQEEARRHGIDMSGQRSRAVTAEDFERFDYIVAMDHANLRELRKRCPEHLRDRLHRLTAFAPELGVQEVPDPYYGQGDGFATVFSIVATSAARLLETIERERAAG
- a CDS encoding transglutaminase family protein, yielding MSEDDKIGFLIRLLDDDSPVVQEALGREFLGFGAGLHARLAGVTPALDDAALARIQQLVGEEARRLLRTSWEAWLGSIAMAPLERLEAAFTLIADFQNGPGHAQSLGGLLDGLEAEFRRRGGTVDEETLARFLFKEKGLEGDRSNYYHPQNSNLVYVIESRRGLPISLACVYMLVGRRLGLNIGGCNWPHHFFARIVLRRKIVLVDCFNGGRMLDRESFLKMQGPSREAAEAVLDEAASVEQIVSRVLGNLVRAYQQVSHEANSRLMLDLLRETERHFGARR